The sequence below is a genomic window from Corallococcus silvisoli.
CGCGAAGACGGCCAGGCGCGGGCTCGTGGAGCTCGCGAACGACGGGCTCCTCTTTCTCGACGAGGTGGGTGAGCTGCCGCTCGCGCTCCAGGCCAAGCTGCTCACGTTCCTCGACAAGGGGGCCTTCCGGCGGCTCGGTGGGATGACGGAGCTCACGAGCACCGCCCGCATCGTGGCGGCCACCAACAAGGACCTCGAAGCGGAGGTCGCCGCCGGGCGCTTTCGCGAGGACCTCCTCTTCCGGCTGAGCGTGTTCCGGGTGGACGTGCCCCCCTTGCGTGAGCGCCGTGAGGACGTGCTGCCGCTCGCACGGACGCTCGTGCAGGAGCTCAGCTCGGAGCTCGGCCGGCGCCCGGTCCCCTTCTCACCCGCCGCGGAGGAGCGCCTGCTGAGCTATCCCTTCCCCGGCAACGTCCGGGAGCTGCGCAACGTGCTCGAGCGGGCGCTCGTGCTCGAGGGCGGGCCCACGCTCGAGCTCCAGGCGCTCGCCAAGGGGGGCGGCGCGCAGGCCCCGATCGACCCCAACGCGTTCTTCGTGTCGGGCCCACCCCGGCCGCTCGATGAAGTGGAGCGGCTCTACGTCCGGCACGTGCTCGAGCAGCTCGGAGGCAGGCGCGTGGAGGCGGCCCGCGCACTGGGTCTGTCCTACCCGACCTTCCTCCGCCGCATGGAGGAGAGCCCGCCCTCGGAGTGAAGGAATTTAAAATTCGTTCATCGCCCGGACCGACGGATTCACGTTTCTTTCATCGCCCGGTCTGGAAGCGCCACGCCCCCGACGGAAGGGGCCCGGGGCGGTCTGGCACAACGCTTGCGTAGCCCCCTGTCACGTCGAGCCCCGGTTGCGGCCCGGCGGATGACAGGGAGCGCGTGCAATGACTTCGGATGTAAAGGCTGCAGAGGCGAAGCCGTCGTTGAAGGCGATCCTCGCTTCGGATTTGCCAGCTTCGCTGGTGGTGTTCCTGGTGGCCCTGCCCCTCTGCATGGGCATCGCGCTCGCCTCTGGAGCGCCCATCATGGCGGGACTCATTGCCGGCGTCGTGGGAGGCCTGGTGGTGGGCTTCCTGGGCGGCGTGCCGCTGCTCGTGAGCGGCCCCGCGGCGGGCCTCGCGGTGATGGTCTTCGGCTTCATCCAGCAGCTGGGCTTCGCCGTGACGTGCGCGGCGGTGGCGGCGGCGGGACTCGTGCAGGTGGCGCTCGGCGGCCTGAAGGTCGCGCGCTCGGCGCTGGCCATCTCGCCGGCCGTGATCCACGGGATGCTCGCGGGTATCGGCATCCTCATCGTGCTGGGGCAGGTGCACATCGTTCTCGGTGGCTCTCCGCAGAGCAATGCCTGGAACAACCTGCGTGAGCTGCCCGGGCAGATCCTCAACCTTCATGGAGCGGCCACGCTGCTGGGCCTGCTGACGCTGGGAGTCCTCATCGCGTGGGGGTTCCTGCCGAACGGGCGGCTGAAGAAGGTCCCGGGGCCGCTGGTGGCGGTCGTGGGCGGGACCGTGGTCGCGGCGGTGATGAACGCGGACGTGGCGCGGGTGCAGCTGGCGGCGGATGCGCTGGCGGCCATCAAGCTGCCGTCCCTTCCGGAGGGCTCCATGTGGGGCGCCTTCTTCGTCGCCGTGTTCTCCCTCGCCCTCGTGGCGAGCGCCGAATCGCTCCTGAGCGCGGTGGCGACCGACAAGCTCCACACGGGCCCGCGGGCGAACCTGGACCGCGAGCTGCTCGCGCAGGGCGTGGCGAACACCGTCTCCGGTCTGCTCGGCGGCCTGCCCATCACCGGCGTCATCGTGCGCAGCGCGGCGAACATCAACGCCGGCGCGAAGACGCGCTGGTCGGCGGTGCTCCATGCGGTGTGGATGCTCGCCTTCATCACCCTGCTGGGGCGCCTGGCGGCGTACGTGCCCCTGACGGTGCTCGCCGGCCTGCTCGTGCACGTGGGCATGAAGCTCGTGAACCTGGCCCACATCCGGGAGCTGCGGCACCGCGGTGAGCTGCCCGTGTACCTCATCACCGTGTTCGGCGTCGTGGGCATCAACCTGCTCGCGGGCATCGGTCTGGGACTCGGCGCGGCCATCCTCCGGCTCCTGTGGCAGCTGGGCCAGGTGCGCGTGGAGATCCGCGCCGCCAATGGCATTCATCAGGTCTGCATCAGCGGAGCGCTGACGTTCGTCGGGGTGCCGAAGCTGTCGACGGCGCTCGCGAAGGTCCCCGCGGGCTCCCGGGTGGAGGTGGACGTGGCGGTGAACACGCTCGACCACTCCGGCTTCGAGGCGCTCGAGAGCTGGGCGGACACGTATCGCAAGACGGGCGGCACCGTGACCATGGAGCCGCTCGAGGACGTCTGGACCCGGCGCAGCGCGCGTGCGGGCCCGGCGCCGGGCTCCGCGGCGCCAACCCCTTCCTCCCCCGTTCATCACGTTTCGACTCTCTCTCCCGGAGGTGTGCAGTGAAGAAGCTCATCAGAGGCCTGCTCGATTTCCAGCGTCACACGCTGCCCTCGTACCGCGCGACCTTCGCGAGGCTCGCGAAGGGGCAATCCCCTGACTGCCTCTTCATCAGCTGCTCGGACAGCCGCGTGGTGCCGAACCTGCTCGTCTCCACGGACCCGGGCGACCTCTTCACCGTGCGCAACGTGGGAAACCTGGTCCCGTCGGCCACGCCCGGCGGTCAGCCCTCGGCGGACCGCGGAGAGGCGGCGGCCATCGAGTTCTCCCTGGGCTTCCTGCCCATCGAGGACGTCGTGGTCTGCGGCCACTCGGGCTGCGGCGCGATGAAGGCCATCCTGGCCGGCGGCGCCGTGGACGGCGCTCCGAACCTCGAGAAGTGGCTCGCGCACGGAGCGCCCTCGCTCAAGAAGCTGCGTGAGAACAACTCCCAGGTGGGCGAGGGGCTGCCCGACGCGGATCGCCTCTCCCAGCTGAACGTCCTCGAGCAGCTCGAGCACCTGAAGACCTACCCCATCGTGCGCGACCGGCTCGCGGCGGGGACGCTGCGGCTGCACGGCTGGTGGTTCGACATCGGGGCGGCGCAGGTCCACGCCTACCGGGCGGACCTCGGCCGCTTCGTGCCCATCGACGAGACCGAGGGCGACCGCCTCCTGATGACGCTGTCCGACGAGCAGTCCGCGCTCCGCGCCGTCCAGTAAGGCGGCATCGAGGCAGGCAACGTCGAGCCTCGGCGAGCCCGCGTGCAGCGGGGGTCGCCGGGGCTTCGCTTCAACCCCTTGCCAGCCACCTTTCGCCCTCGGCGGCAGGGGCTGGCAAGGCGGCGAGCCGCTTCAGGGGCCCAGTGCCGTGATCGCCACGAAGCGCTGGACCTCCTCGGGCTCCGTTGCATGGAAGGTGATGGGAATGACGCAGCCTCGCGTCATCACGGCTTGCTCATGGACGCCTCATTCGTCCGGCACTGCCTCGTGGTCTAGAGTACGGACCCATGCGTTGGCGCTGGCTGTTCATGTCCCTGGTACTTGGAGTCACCGGATGTGCCCATCCGGGCATCCCGACCCTGCCCGCGAGCCATGGGCATCTGATGTCCGTGATGGAGGACTTCCAGTCGAAGAGGGGCCTCCCGTCGACAGGGCTCTGGGACCTGTCGATGGGGGACGAGGCCCCGCCCGGGCCGCCGCCCAAACTGGATCCAGCGCAGGCGCCTCGCGTCTTCGAGGAGGCGGTCAAGACGCTGCGTGGTACCCCCGGAGAGGATGCCGTCCTCCGCGCATTCCAGGACGTCTCGGCCGCGTGCGCCGCGGAGCTCGCCGAAGCTTGCACGTTCGCGTCCGGGGCGCTCACCCGTCCGGAGCCGATCTCTCCGGCGGCCTTCAGGTATCCCGAAACGTTGGTCGGGCAAGGTGCGTTCGCATTCATGGTCTTCCAGTGCCACATCGACACGGATGGCCACGTGCGTGACTGCACGGTCGTGGAAGGGGCTCGGCTTCCCGGCATCGAGCAGAACCTCGCGGCGCTTCAGTCGGCGCGATACCGTCCCGCGACCCTCTCGGGGCATCCCATGAGGACTGACTACACCTTCTACGTGCGCTTCATCCCGAGCGGGCTCACGTTGACCCGGCAACAAGAACAGGACTGGGCCCGGCTGCGGGTGCGCCAGAATCCCGATAGCCGTTCGGCATGGCTCAACCTGGCCCGGAAGCTCGCGGAGCAGGCTCCAGGAGATCCGCTCTATCCCCAGGCCGTCGCCCGCACCTGGTTCCTGGCGCCCAGGAATGGGTGGGCGGCCATCGAGTCCGCGTGGCAGTTCGTGCAGTCAGGCCAGTATGCGCCGGCCCTCCGTGCGGTGCGTCCCTTCGTGCGACGCAGCCACAATCCCTATGTGCTGGAGACCGCCGCCGCCGCGCAGTTCGGGCTGAAGCAGTGCACCGCCGCACTGGCCGAACAACAGAAGGCCGTGGAGCTGCTGCCCGCGGAATGGCCCGCGCCCGAGAAGGAACGTTTCCAGGCCAGGCTCCAGGACTACCAGTCCGCCTGCGCCACGTCCCTGGCTGCTCCCTGACGCAATGTGCCCAGGCGGGTGCTTCGGGAACTGCCGCCTCCCGTTGGGCGCGAGCTTGGCACGGGCTCTGGGCCGAGGCCGGATCCTTCGTGCGCAGGAGCGCCGCGCACGGCCGCCGGGCTTCGGCCCGGCTTGGACGCTCAGCGGGCTGCCTCCGAAATCGCGGCCCGCAACTTCTCCGGCGCTCCCGGGTTCACAGGGGAGAAGTAGCGACAAGAGCGGCCACCGGGTCAAGGCCATCAACCTCACGGAGCAGGCCATCGCCGCCGTGCGCGACGGCATCCCGTTGGACACCCCCCATTGAGCGCGCCCCGCACCGCGGTTGCTCGATCCCGCGCGAACAGCTCTTCGAACGGCCTGCTGTCCTCGATGGCGCGGTTCGCGTCGCGCAGTCTTCACGGCGCGCGACAACGCCGTGTCAGCGTTCCCCCAAGCAGGTGAGGAGGAGGCGAGCGCGGGAAAGGAGGCAGCGGCCAGAACGGAGCGGATGAAGCAGAGAACGCCGCGAGTGGACGAGGCCGAATTGCTGAGGAGGACGTTCGACTTCGACGTGTTCGCCTGCGTGAAGTGTGGAGGCCGCAGGAGAGTGCGGGCATACCTGACGGCCCCCGGTGAGGGGCGCGCCATTCTGGAGCACCTGGCATTGCCCTCGCGGCCTGCCGTCTGGCTCGACCGCTTGGGCCGGCATGTGCCCCGAGCCGCAGCACAGCCTCTGCTCCGGCACGGCGCACAGCCCGCGGCCCCCTCCAGCGGCCCTTCTTGGCCCCTCTTCACCAGCCCGCCGCCCTCACCAGGGCTCCTCTCCGTCCTATACTTCCTATACTTTGGATCAACAATGCAGCGTGGCGTTGCTGGTCGTGATCAATGGGCCTCTACGCAAATCGGCTCGTCTGCGTCTTCAAGATGGAAGCACGACTGCCCGCCTGGGCAATCCGCGTCAGAAGAGCAAGGAACTTCACAGCTGTGAACTGCTCTGAAACGTCCTTTGTCTATCTGCCTGTGGACTGTCGTGATGCATTTACGACCCACAGGGCAATCGTCTGATCGCCTGCAAGACCCTTCGTCGAAGACGCCACTCGCATCAAGCAGAAGCGCTGAGCAGAGAAGAAAGACCAGTACAGCGCCTATGGACGCCGCCCTCCGCAGCCATTGCCGGTGGAATGCCATGATGACTCCTTCCAGCACTTCTCAACGGTGTCCTCAGTGTCGTCCCAGCCCGGGCTCCATTTGCCGAACGGGGTACCCCAGCCGTCCTTGGCGGAAGGCGCCGTGATGCCAATAGTCTGACACATATGGATGGCCTCGTGTATGAGCATTTGCGCGAGCTCTTCGGTATTGTCGAACGAATACCCTGGCACGGTCGTGTTTCCGCAGAGCCAACGTGCCAGCCCGAGTTGCGTCCGGTCCGGATTCAGGCCACCACGAATCCCGCCAGTCATGTCGAAGATGCGGGCGGTAGGTGGTGTCGACTCATCCAACCACGGGCAGATATCACACGGAAGAGCACATTTTGTGCAGCTTTGCTGGGAAGAGACTCCTCCGGATTCCTTTTGACATCCCGCCTTTACCTTTGCTCGTGCGAGTGCCTCACTCCAGTTCTTGCATTCGCCTTCAGGCCGGATGAACAGACCGGTCGGATCCGAGTTCCTTACTGGATTGTTCCCCGCATATGAGTACGCAGCCCAAGAACCCGACCTGGCATCAACAGCCATCATCGGCTCCGGCTGCAGGTATCGCCCGATACTCGGGTCATAGTAACGGTTCCAGTTCTCAAAGAGGTCGGTCTCCACGTCATGGTACTGCCCCGGGAATCGCAGGGGCGTCCAGAAGGGGGACGCGCCCGTCTGGACCCGGCGGTACTCATAGCCGGAGATGACGGCGCCCTTCTGCGTCTTCGTGCCCACCCCTCCGCAGCTGCAGTACTCCGCGACGATGGTGCAGAACTTGTAGCCCGTGTTGTTGAGGGCGGCGCGGACGCCGGACGCCCCAGGGGTGAACCAGGATGTCCAGGAGCGTCCCTTGTCCCAGGGCGTCAGCGTCGCCAGGTCCGTACCGGTGGATTCATCGCGTAGGGACACGGTGTCGTTGCGGCCCTGACTGTACTCGTCCGTGCACTGCTCGAAGTCACTCCACAGGTCCAGAGCATCGAAGAGGACGCGCTGCTGGAGAGTGGTGCCCGCGACGGCAGGCTGCTTCATCACGGTGCCGAAGGGGCCGGAGGTTGCGATGGTGTACGGGTGCGGCGTCTCAACGTCCACGCTGACGCGGTTGACGTGGCCGAAGGCGTCGTACTCTCCGGTTCCTGAGACACGGCCCTGCTCGTCCAGCGTGAGGACGGGCTTGCCCAGATAGTCGGTGATGAGGTGGTAGATGCCGCAGGCGGCGGCCTCGCCTCCGCGAGTGCAGTCCGCCGTATTGTCGGGGAGGAGGAGACTACCAGCGTGTCTTGGAACGGCACGGCCTGCGCTGCAGCATGAGCCGTCGGGGCAACTGCTACGACAACGCGGCCATGGAGAGCTGGTTCAGCACGCTCAAGAACGAACTGGGTGAGGCCTTCGAGAGCGCCAACGACGCGAAGGGGAAGCTGTTCGACTACATCGAGGTCTTCTACAACCAGCAACGCATGCACTCGGCAATCGTCTACGCTTCGCCGGCCCAGTTCGAACGGGCAGCGGCATAGTCAACCTGTCCACGAGAGCGGATCACGCCCACCAGAACCTCTCCACGACCCAGCGCTACATGCACCTGAGCCCAGCGGCCAAGTCAGCGGCCATCCGAATGCTGGAGGGCATGAAGCCGGAAGCCCCAAAATAGAAACGGGCTGGAGACCCAGAAGGCCTCCAGCCCGTCACTGAATGGTCGGGGAGACAGGATTTGAACCTGCGACCCCTTGGTCCCGAACCAAGTGCTCTACCAGGCTGAGCCACTCCCCGATATCCGTGCCGCGCCGGGAACTGCCCTCGGGCCGACGAAGCGTGGGCGGATCTATCCGAGCCACTTCCTTGAGTCAACGCCCACTTTCAAACCGCCCTTCCCCACCCCTCCACCCCCTCCCCGGTCCCCCGACTGTTGTCCTACCTACCCTTCAGGACGGGACAATGTTCACCCTCTTCACAAGATCCGGGCCTTCCTGTACTTCCAAGGTGTAGCACGTTGATCCGCCCCTGTTCCCCCACAGAGGACCCTGATGCCTCCAACTGTCCTCATCTCGGATGATGAGCCCCTCGTGGTGTCCGCCCTCGCGCGGGAGGCCAAGCGCTCTGGCCTCGTGTGCGTGTCCGACACCACCTCCGAACATGTGTTGGAGCTGGCTCGCAAGCACCAGCCCGCCGTCATCATCCTGGACATCAACCAGCACCAGGACGGGCGCGATCTGCTCGCGCAGCTCAAGAAGGACCCCGCCACCCGCGACTGCAAGGTCATCATGCTGAGCGGCGTGGAGGACCAGTTCACCCGCCACGTGTGCTTCGAGCTGGGCGCCGACGACTACGAAGTGAAGCCGTGCGACCCCACCTTCATGACCCGCATCGCCCGGCTCGCCACCGCCGCCGCGCGCCCCCCCGCGCCGACCGAAGCCGCCTGAAGCCGCCTGAAGCCTCAGGGCCGCAGCGACTGGATGGCCTGGGCGTAGTCCTTCGCGCCGAACACGTAGCTGCCCGCCACCAGCACCGTCGCCCCCGCGTCCACCACGCGCTTCGCCGTCTGCGCGTTGATGCCGCCGTCCACCTCGATGTCCACGTCCAGCCCCCGCGCGTCCAACATCGCGCGCAGCCGGCGCACCTTGTCCACCGTGGACTCGATGAACGACTGCCCCCCGAACCCCGGGTTCACGCTCATCAAGAGCACCATGTCCACGTCCCCCAGCACCTCCTCAATCGCCACCAGCGGCGTGCCCGGGTTCAACACCACCGACGGCTTCGCCCCCAGGTGACGGATCTGCTGGAGCGTCCGGTGCAGGTGCGGGCTCGCCTCCTGGTGCACCGTCAGCACATCCGCCCCCGCCTTCACGAAGGCCTCCACGTACTTCTCCGGCTCCACGATCATCAGGTGCACGTCCAACGGCTTCGTCGCCACCCGCTTGATGGCCTCCACCACCACCGGCCCCAACGTGATGTTGGGCACGAACCTGCCATCCATGACATCCACGTGAATCAAGTCCGCGCCAGCGGCCTCGACGGCGCGGACCTCTTCGGCCAGACGGCTGAAATCACTGGAGAGCAGCGACGGGGCGATGCGGACGGGGCGTTTCATGGCGGCGCTTCATAGCCGCTTCCCGGAAGCCAGGGTACTCCTGCCCGGCTGGACAGAAGCCTGGCGGACAGAGGTGGACCCAGGGGGTGGTGGGTGGGGCGACCAAGACAGGGCGCGTGCTACAACCCGGTGCGCCCGCGGCCATCCGCCGCATCCCACGGAGCCCGCCCCGGTGCTTCCCCAGTCCGTGCCCGCCTCCCCCAACCTGTCCCGCCGGCTCGCGAAGCTGACCTCCATCCTGGATGTCGCCAAGGCGATGAGCGCCGAGCGGGACCTCGACCTGCTGCTGCCCCTCATCCTCTATGAGGCCACCAAGGTCGTGGAGTCGGACCGCTGCTCGCTCTTCATCCTGGACCGCGAGCGCAACGAGCTGTGGAGCAAGGTGGCCCAGGGCTCCAAGAATGAAATCCGCCTGCCCATGGGCAGCGGCATCGCCGGGCAGGTCGCCCACACCGGCGCCGTCATCAACATCCCGGACGCCTACGCCGACCCCCGCTTCAACAGCAGCTTCGACATCTCCAGCGGCTACCGCACCCACACCATCCTCTGCGTCCCCATGCGCGACGCCAACGGGGACGTGACGGGCGTCATCCAGGCCCTCAACAAGCGCGGCGGGCGCGTCTTCGACGCCGAGGACGAGGAGCTGCTGCTCGCCCTGGGCGCCCAGGCCGCGGGCGCCATCGAGAACGCCCTCCTCCACGAGGAGATCAACCGCCTCTTCGAGGGTTTTGTCTCCGCGTCCGTCGTCGCCATCGAGGCGCGAGACCCCACCACCGCGGGGCACTCCGGCCGCGTCGCGGACCTCACCGTGTCCCTGGCCCAGGCGCTGGAGCACCACACCATCGGCCCCTATGCGCTGACGCGCTTCTCCGCCGTGGAGATCCAGGAGCTGCGGTACGCGTCGCTGCTGCACGACTTCGGCAAGGTGGGCGTGCGCGAGAACGTGCTCGTCAAGGCGGAGAAGCTCTACCCGTATGAGCTGGAGACGCTGCGCGCCCGCTTCCAGCTGGCCCGCAAGGACCTTCAGCTGCGCAGCTCCCGCCGCAGGCTCGCGTCCGTGGAGGCGCGCGGCGTGGCCGCCCTGCCCGCCATCCACCAGGAGGAGGACGCGCGGCTCGCCCAGGAGCTGGCGCAGCTGGATGAGGTGATGGCCTTCCTGCTCACCTGCAACAGGCCCACGGTGCTCGCGCAGGGCAACTTCGAGCGGCTGCTGGAGCTGGGCAAGCTCACGTACACCGACGCGCACGACCAGGGGCAGCCCCTGCTGCTGCCCCATGAAATCCAATCCCTCTCCATCACCCGCGGCACCCTCTCCCCGGAGGAGCGCCGCGAAATCGAGAGCCACGTCGAGCACACCTACCGCTTCCTGTCCCAGATTCCCTGGACGCGCGCCCTGCGCCGCGTGCCGGAGATCGCCTACGCGCACCATGAGAAGCTGGACGGCACGGGCTACCCGCGCGCCATCCCGGAGATTCCGGTGCAGTCGCGGATGATGTCCATCTGCGACATCTACGACGCGCTCACCGCGAGCGACCGGCCCTACAAGAAGGCCGTGCCGCACGGGCTGGCGTTGGACATCCTCAACAAGGAAGTGGGGGCCGGCCAGCTGGACCGGGACCTGTTCGCCATCTTCGTCGAGGCGGAGATTCCCCGCCGGGCCCTCAAGAAGGGCCCGGCGTAGGCACGTCACATCACATCAGGCGCTGATGGTGTGCAGCCGGAGGCTGTTGATCTTCCCGGGCTGGCCCACCGGCGCGCCGAACACCACCACGATGCGGTCGCCCCTGCGAGCCAGGCCCCGCGACACCAGCTCCTCCTCCACGCGGCGGAGCATGGTCTCCGTCTCCTGGATGGGCTCCAGCACGCGCGGCACCACGCCCCAGAGCAGCGACAGGCGGCGGCGCACCTCCTGGTTCGGGCTGAACGCGACGATGGGCACCGTGGGCCGGTAGTGCGCGAGCAGCCGCGCCGTCACGCCCGACAGCGTGAAGGCCGCGATGAGCGTGGCGCCGCTGGCCTTCGCCGCCTCGCACGCGACGCGCGCGATGACGTCCGGGAAGTGCAGCGGCAGGCCCAGGGGCGCGTCGATGACGCGCGGCAGGTACTGGGCGCGGGCGGAGGACTCGGCCGCCAGGATGATGCGCTCCATCATCTGCACGGAGTCCAGGGGGAACTTCCCGCTCGCCGTCTCACCCGACAGCATCAGCGCGTCCGCGCCGTCGTAGACGGCGTTGGCCACGTCGCTGGCCTCCGCGCGCGTGGGGCGCGGGTTGTCGATCATGGAGTTGAGCATCTGCGTGGCCACGATGACCGGCAGGCCGCGCAGGTTGGAGCGCCGGATGATGTCCTTCTGGACGGCCGGCACTTCCTCCGGGGGGATCTCCACGCCCAGGTCGCCGCGGGCCACCATCACGCCGTCCGTCTTGTCGAGGATGGCGTCCAGCCGCGCGATGGCCTCCGGCTTCTCCAGCTTGGAGATGATGGGCACCGTGCGGCCCACCTCCGCCATGGCCTGGCGCGCGGAGTCCAGGTCCGACGGCTGGCGCACGAAGGACAGCGCGATGTAGTCCACGCCCGCCTTGAGGCCGAAGATGAGGTCCTCGCGGTCCTTCGGAGTGAGCGCGTCCGCGCGCACCGCCACGCCGGGCAGGTTGATGCCCTTGTTGTTCTTCAGCGTGCCGCCGTGGATGACCTCCGTCTTGATGAGCTGCTTCTTGTCCGTCTCCACGACGCGCAGTTCCAGCAAGCCGTCGTCCAGCAGGATGCGGTCGCCCGGGTTCACGTCCGCCGCCAGGTGCGGGTACGTGGTTGAGACGATCTCGTCCGTGCCCTTCACCGTCTCGTCGGTGGTGATGTGGAAGGTGCCGCCCGGCTTCAGCTCCGTGCTGCCGGTGATGAAGCGGCCCGTGCGAATCTTGGGACCCTGCAGGTCGCCCAGGATGCCCACCGCCTTGCGCACCTTCAGCGAGGCCGCGCGCAGCATGTCGATGTTCGCCTGATGCTGCTCGTGGCTGCCGTGGGAGAAGTTGAGCCGGGCCACATCCATGCCGGCCTCCAGCAGCGCTTCCAACATCTCCGGGGTCTGACTGGCGGGGCCGAGGGTGCAGACAATCTTTGCTCGTCGCATAGGAGCGCGAACATCCGGCTCCACCGCGTTTCGGTCAAGCAGTCCCAAGAGGAGGCCGAGCAGGTAAACCAGTAAATGTCCAGGCGGCTCGGCGGACGATCAACCGCGCAACAGCGCGCCCAGATTCTCGCGCTCCCAACGCAGCGCGGCGGCGTAATGCGGGTACGTGCGCTCGCGCTCACGGAAGGCGCGCGGGTGATGCACGCGGCGGCCGGTGCGGTTGCTGCTGGGGAACAGTTGATGAAGCATCTCGTGGAAGACGATGAACTCCACGAAGAAGGCGGGCACGTCCGGCTTGTCCAGCGCGGGGTGGATGCGGATCTCCCGCGTCTGATGGTCGTAGACGCCCAGGCGGATGGACTTGCGGCGGCGGCGAGGGGGCATGCGGCCCCAGCCGATGCGCGCCTGGATGGCGTTCTGGAAGTGCGCTTCGTTGACGCCGTTGAAGAGCGCGCGCAGGTCGAAGCAGCGGCCGAGCGGATTCAGCTCCGCGTCGGATTCGCGGCGGAGCTGGCGGATGAGCGGCTGCTGGCCTCGGATGTATTCGTCCAGCAGGCCGCCCGCGGCGCGGTGGCCCCGGCCGGCGTAGTCCGCCACCGCGCGCACCACCTGCTCCGGCGCATCCAGGAACATGTGGTGCAACCGCAGCTGGAGCACCTGCGAGCCCCGGCGGAAGGACACCATGGTGGAGCGGTTGTCCGTCACGGCCAGGCGCACGGGCATGCCCAGGTTCGCGCTCAGGCGCCACGCGAGCGACTCCGCGCGCGACCACAGCTCCTCGCGCGACGCGGTGAGGACGCGCGGCGCCTCCTCTGGAACGCGGTTGCGCGGCGGCAGGGGCGCGGGCCCTTCCGGCACGCGCTGCGCGGGAACGGAGGCGCGTTCCGCGGACGAGCCACGCGGGAACAGGGACATCTGGCGGAAGGCTTCGGGCGTCACGCGGGGGGCATCGTACCCGGCACTTCTCCGGACTCAAGGCCAGGGGCTGGACGCCCGTCCGCCCGGCGACCACGCCCACACGCAGCGCGTGACAAGCGGGGTTGATTCCCTCCCACCCCTTCCGACTTCAGGGCAGGGCCGGGTCGCCCCCGTGACGCGACTTGAGCAGCCGCTCCAGCCGCTCCGGCTCCATGCGCACCACGAAGGTCTTCTCCCGCGCGTACGTCACCTGCCCGGGAGCGGCGCCCTTCAGCTTGCGCACGAACTTCACCGGCATGTAGCTGACCTCTCCGCGCGGCTCGCCCTTCGCCCCCGAGTGGTGCAGCGCGAGGTGCGCCGCGTCCAGCAGTACCTCCTGCGCCACCTCCGCGTGCTTCTCCACCGGCACCACCACGTGGCTGCCTGGCAGCCCCCGGGCGTGCAGCCACAGGTGCCAGGGACGCGCCACCTTGAAGGTGAGCGCGTCGTTGTCCTCCGCGCCCCGCCCCACCCAGATGCGCGAGCCGCCGTGGCCCACGTACTCCTTGAAGGGGAGGCCCTCCTTCGGGCCCTCCTCTCCCTGCGTCACCTGGAGCACCTCCGCCTGCGCGAGCAGCGCGGCGTCATCCATCGCTTCAATCTGCTGGAGCGACAGCTGCGCGTGCGCGACCTCGCGCCCGAGCGTCGCCTCGCGGTGGCGGGCCGCCTCCACGCCGCGCAGCAGGCGCCGGTACTGGTGGAAGTGCCAGTCCGCCTCCTCCTTCGGGGTGCGCTTCGGGTCCAGCTTCACCTGGACCTCCTCCACGCCCTGCTCCGTATAGGCGGTGAGCGTCACCTGCGAGGCGCCGCGCTTGAGCCGGTGCAGGTTCTGCGCGAGCAGCTCGCCCACCTCGCGGTGCTTCTCCGCCTCCGGGCCTCGCTGGGCCTCCGCGCGCACCTTCTCCAGCGTGCGGGAGGAGCGCTTCAGCCGCGCCCGGTACGGCTGCGCGAGCCTGCGGCGGATGGCATCCGCGCGGCTGGTGCGGTCCTTCTGCCCGAGCACCCGTTCGGCGGCTTGCAGGTTCGGGAGCGGGTCCGCGT
It includes:
- a CDS encoding IS3 family transposase is translated as MERHGLRCSMSRRGNCYDNAAMESWFSTLKNELGEAFESANDAKGKLFDYIEVFYNQQRMHSAIVYASPAQFERAAA
- a CDS encoding response regulator; translated protein: MPPTVLISDDEPLVVSALAREAKRSGLVCVSDTTSEHVLELARKHQPAVIILDINQHQDGRDLLAQLKKDPATRDCKVIMLSGVEDQFTRHVCFELGADDYEVKPCDPTFMTRIARLATAAARPPAPTEAA
- the rpe gene encoding ribulose-phosphate 3-epimerase, giving the protein MKRPVRIAPSLLSSDFSRLAEEVRAVEAAGADLIHVDVMDGRFVPNITLGPVVVEAIKRVATKPLDVHLMIVEPEKYVEAFVKAGADVLTVHQEASPHLHRTLQQIRHLGAKPSVVLNPGTPLVAIEEVLGDVDMVLLMSVNPGFGGQSFIESTVDKVRRLRAMLDARGLDVDIEVDGGINAQTAKRVVDAGATVLVAGSYVFGAKDYAQAIQSLRP
- a CDS encoding HD domain-containing phosphohydrolase, with the translated sequence MLPQSVPASPNLSRRLAKLTSILDVAKAMSAERDLDLLLPLILYEATKVVESDRCSLFILDRERNELWSKVAQGSKNEIRLPMGSGIAGQVAHTGAVINIPDAYADPRFNSSFDISSGYRTHTILCVPMRDANGDVTGVIQALNKRGGRVFDAEDEELLLALGAQAAGAIENALLHEEINRLFEGFVSASVVAIEARDPTTAGHSGRVADLTVSLAQALEHHTIGPYALTRFSAVEIQELRYASLLHDFGKVGVRENVLVKAEKLYPYELETLRARFQLARKDLQLRSSRRRLASVEARGVAALPAIHQEEDARLAQELAQLDEVMAFLLTCNRPTVLAQGNFERLLELGKLTYTDAHDQGQPLLLPHEIQSLSITRGTLSPEERREIESHVEHTYRFLSQIPWTRALRRVPEIAYAHHEKLDGTGYPRAIPEIPVQSRMMSICDIYDALTASDRPYKKAVPHGLALDILNKEVGAGQLDRDLFAIFVEAEIPRRALKKGPA
- the pyk gene encoding pyruvate kinase, translated to MRRAKIVCTLGPASQTPEMLEALLEAGMDVARLNFSHGSHEQHQANIDMLRAASLKVRKAVGILGDLQGPKIRTGRFITGSTELKPGGTFHITTDETVKGTDEIVSTTYPHLAADVNPGDRILLDDGLLELRVVETDKKQLIKTEVIHGGTLKNNKGINLPGVAVRADALTPKDREDLIFGLKAGVDYIALSFVRQPSDLDSARQAMAEVGRTVPIISKLEKPEAIARLDAILDKTDGVMVARGDLGVEIPPEEVPAVQKDIIRRSNLRGLPVIVATQMLNSMIDNPRPTRAEASDVANAVYDGADALMLSGETASGKFPLDSVQMMERIILAAESSARAQYLPRVIDAPLGLPLHFPDVIARVACEAAKASGATLIAAFTLSGVTARLLAHYRPTVPIVAFSPNQEVRRRLSLLWGVVPRVLEPIQETETMLRRVEEELVSRGLARRGDRIVVVFGAPVGQPGKINSLRLHTISA
- a CDS encoding NFACT family protein, yielding MSLRPVEFEEVVAEVAARLVGAVAQKAWCPLPRLAYLELRVPGRSVVLCLCAEGELSRLSVAEDRFPTPGEPAPFQRWLRQELTGFKLQGARYLEASRAVVLEFEREAVRRRLVLEVGAPGGLLLLSDNERVLMLSGEGFGARRNLYPGAQWSPPEPVSAEALAKGRAQPSRLALVDADPLPNLQAAERVLGQKDRTSRADAIRRRLAQPYRARLKRSSRTLEKVRAEAQRGPEAEKHREVGELLAQNLHRLKRGASQVTLTAYTEQGVEEVQVKLDPKRTPKEEADWHFHQYRRLLRGVEAARHREATLGREVAHAQLSLQQIEAMDDAALLAQAEVLQVTQGEEGPKEGLPFKEYVGHGGSRIWVGRGAEDNDALTFKVARPWHLWLHARGLPGSHVVVPVEKHAEVAQEVLLDAAHLALHHSGAKGEPRGEVSYMPVKFVRKLKGAAPGQVTYAREKTFVVRMEPERLERLLKSRHGGDPALP